In Curtobacterium sp. MCPF17_002, one genomic interval encodes:
- a CDS encoding hemolysin family protein, which produces MSPIDIVMLVGGILLTLGTGVFVASEFALVNLDRADVEARRDRGEPGLATVIGALKVTSTHLSSAQLGITLTTLLTGYLLEPSIATLLEAPFLAMRLPEAIVETVGSIVALVIATLLSMILGELVPKNFALALPLQTARLVVPLQVAFTTVFKPAVAVLNGTANAVLRSMGIEPQEELSGARSAEELTSLLRRSASEGSLEQDTATLLQRTISFSELSASDVMTPRPRVSTIRVSESAEDVIALARRTGFSRFPVIEEDADDVVGIVHVKQAVAVPREKRPEVPVGALMTDAERVPETMPGDSLLAEVRGRGYQMVIVVDEYGGTAGVVTLEDLVEELVGEVSDEHDRARIDVVRSRNWLTFPGLLRPDELEDRAGVKVPEEGPYETVGGFVMSTLGRLPVVGDEVPLDDGVFRVERLDGRRIDRIRWTPTAPPPTEDSSPATGIIIPATKAGPKATKTTTKGSIR; this is translated from the coding sequence ATGAGTCCGATCGACATCGTCATGCTGGTCGGCGGCATCCTGCTGACACTCGGCACCGGTGTCTTCGTCGCGTCCGAGTTCGCGCTCGTCAACCTCGACCGCGCCGACGTCGAGGCACGGCGGGACCGCGGTGAGCCCGGCCTCGCGACCGTCATCGGTGCGTTGAAGGTCACCTCGACGCACCTGTCCAGCGCCCAGCTCGGCATCACCCTGACGACGCTGCTGACCGGGTACCTGCTCGAGCCGTCGATCGCGACGCTGCTCGAGGCCCCGTTCCTGGCGATGCGGCTGCCGGAGGCGATCGTCGAGACCGTCGGGTCCATCGTGGCGCTCGTCATCGCGACGCTGCTGTCGATGATCCTCGGCGAGCTCGTGCCGAAGAACTTCGCGCTCGCGCTGCCGCTGCAGACCGCGCGGCTGGTGGTCCCGCTGCAGGTGGCCTTCACGACCGTGTTCAAGCCGGCCGTCGCGGTGCTGAACGGCACCGCGAACGCCGTGCTCCGGTCGATGGGCATCGAGCCGCAGGAGGAACTGTCCGGTGCGCGGAGTGCCGAGGAACTCACCTCGCTGCTCCGCCGGTCCGCGTCCGAGGGTTCCCTCGAACAGGACACCGCGACGCTCCTGCAACGGACCATCTCGTTCTCCGAGCTGAGCGCCAGTGACGTGATGACCCCACGGCCACGGGTCTCGACGATCCGCGTGTCCGAGTCGGCGGAGGACGTCATCGCCCTCGCCCGCCGCACCGGGTTCAGCCGCTTCCCCGTCATCGAGGAGGACGCGGACGACGTCGTCGGCATCGTGCACGTCAAGCAGGCCGTCGCCGTGCCGCGCGAGAAGCGCCCGGAGGTGCCCGTCGGGGCGCTCATGACCGACGCCGAACGCGTGCCGGAGACGATGCCGGGCGACAGCCTGCTCGCCGAGGTCCGCGGCCGCGGCTACCAGATGGTGATCGTCGTCGACGAGTACGGCGGGACCGCGGGTGTCGTGACGCTCGAGGACCTCGTCGAGGAACTCGTCGGCGAGGTCTCCGACGAACACGACCGCGCGCGCATCGACGTGGTGCGCTCCCGCAACTGGCTGACGTTCCCCGGGCTCCTCCGTCCGGACGAGCTCGAGGACCGTGCCGGCGTGAAGGTGCCGGAGGAAGGCCCGTACGAGACCGTCGGCGGGTTCGTCATGTCGACCCTCGGCCGGCTGCCGGTCGTCGGGGACGAGGTCCCCCTCGACGACGGCGTGTTCCGGGTCGAGCGGCTCGACGGGCGGCGGATCGACCGGATCCGCTGGACCCCGACGGCGCCGCCGCCGACCGAGGACAGCTCGCCCGCCACGGGCATCATCATCCCGGCCACGAAGGCCGGCCCGAAGGCCACGAAGACCACGACGAAGGGCAGCATCCGATGA
- a CDS encoding hemolysin family protein: protein MSSDWWGIFWLVVLLMGNAFFVAAEFAVISARRSQIEPRAEEGSRAAQMTLWAMEHATRMLATTQLGITVCSLLILNVSEPAIHHLLEVPLHLTGWSAEVIGIVAFVFTLLLVSFLHVVFGEMVPKNISFSMPDRAALLLVPTLWYIGHGLHWVVVGLNEVANGVLRVFRVEPKDEAVSAFTVEEVQTIVEQSRREGTLTDDGKLAMAFEFTEKKVKDVAVPMAELVTLPDDATPGDVERAVAQRGFSRYVLVGDDGDPTGYVHVKDVIDLRPDEYDEPVPPKRIRQLISLYTEMDLEDALATMRAAGRHVARAFDAEGRTLGVLFLEDILEELVGEVEDATRRR, encoded by the coding sequence ATGAGCTCCGACTGGTGGGGCATCTTCTGGCTCGTCGTCCTGCTGATGGGCAACGCGTTCTTCGTCGCCGCCGAGTTCGCGGTCATCTCCGCGCGCCGGTCCCAGATCGAGCCCCGCGCCGAAGAGGGCTCCCGCGCCGCGCAGATGACCCTGTGGGCGATGGAGCACGCCACCCGGATGCTCGCGACCACGCAGCTCGGCATCACGGTGTGCTCGCTGCTCATCCTCAACGTGTCCGAGCCGGCGATCCACCACCTGCTCGAGGTCCCGCTGCACCTCACCGGGTGGAGCGCCGAGGTCATCGGCATCGTGGCGTTCGTCTTCACGCTGCTGCTCGTGTCGTTCCTGCACGTGGTGTTCGGCGAGATGGTGCCGAAGAACATCTCGTTCTCGATGCCGGACCGTGCGGCGCTGCTCCTCGTGCCGACGCTCTGGTACATCGGCCACGGCCTGCACTGGGTCGTCGTCGGGCTCAACGAGGTCGCGAACGGCGTGCTCCGGGTCTTCCGCGTCGAGCCGAAGGACGAGGCGGTGAGCGCGTTCACCGTCGAAGAGGTCCAGACGATCGTCGAGCAGTCCCGCCGCGAGGGCACCCTCACCGACGACGGCAAGCTCGCGATGGCGTTCGAGTTCACCGAGAAGAAGGTGAAGGACGTCGCCGTGCCGATGGCCGAGCTCGTCACCCTGCCCGACGACGCCACCCCCGGCGACGTCGAGCGGGCGGTGGCCCAGCGCGGCTTCTCGCGGTACGTGCTCGTCGGCGACGACGGTGACCCGACGGGCTACGTGCACGTGAAGGACGTCATCGACCTGCGCCCGGACGAGTACGACGAGCCGGTGCCGCCGAAGCGCATCCGCCAGCTCATCTCGCTGTACACGGAGATGGACCTCGAGGACGCCCTCGCGACGATGCGGGCCGCCGGTCGTCACGTGGCACGGGCCTTCGACGCCGAGGGCCGGACGCTCGGCGTGCTGTTCCTCGAGGACATCCTCGAGGAGCTCGTCGGCGAGGTCGAGGACGCGACCCGACGTCGCTGA
- a CDS encoding GuaB1 family IMP dehydrogenase-related protein: MRFYETRPTHDLTYSDVFLVPSRSAVTSRFDVDLRANDGSGATIPIVSANMNSVTGPRLAATLARRGGLGVLPQDMHLQDLDAAIRWVKDQPVDFDTAYDMGADTTVSEALEHLLPVAGRGVVVRDASGEYLGCVPAGRLGTAGPDATLGDLLHGASTAIDAEDAGTPRHVYDVLSAAEVDFAPVVRHGRVVGTTSQTSAIRSDIYTPAVDASGRLRVAAAIGINGDVAAKAQALAAAGVDVLVLDTAHGHQESMLRALRTVAALGLDIPLVAGNVVTADAVAHLVDAGASIIKVGVGPGAMCTTRMMTAVGRPQFSAVLETAAAARSLGAHVWADGGVRYPRDVALALAAGASAVMIGSWFAGTLEAPGLLRRDAAGKAYKESWGMASAKAVRERFERLDPYERARKALFAEGISSSTIYLDPERPSVEDLLDMITTGVRSSATYAGAASLAEFSERALVGIQSAAGYEEGKPLPVSW; this comes from the coding sequence ATGAGGTTCTACGAGACGCGGCCGACACACGACCTGACCTACTCCGACGTCTTCCTCGTGCCCAGCCGATCCGCGGTCACGAGCCGCTTCGACGTGGACCTCCGGGCGAACGACGGCTCCGGCGCGACGATCCCGATCGTCAGCGCCAACATGAACTCGGTGACGGGCCCGCGCCTCGCGGCGACCCTCGCCCGTCGCGGCGGCCTCGGTGTGCTGCCGCAGGACATGCACCTGCAGGACCTCGACGCGGCGATCCGCTGGGTGAAGGACCAGCCGGTCGACTTCGACACCGCCTACGACATGGGTGCGGACACCACGGTGTCCGAGGCCCTCGAGCACCTCCTGCCGGTCGCCGGCCGCGGGGTCGTCGTGCGGGACGCGTCGGGGGAGTACCTCGGCTGCGTGCCCGCCGGACGCCTCGGCACCGCCGGCCCGGACGCGACGCTCGGGGACCTGCTGCACGGCGCCTCGACGGCGATCGACGCCGAGGACGCCGGCACGCCCCGCCACGTGTACGACGTGCTCAGCGCCGCCGAGGTCGACTTCGCGCCGGTGGTGCGGCACGGCCGGGTCGTCGGCACGACCAGCCAGACGAGCGCGATCCGCTCGGACATCTACACGCCCGCCGTCGACGCCTCCGGACGGCTCCGGGTCGCCGCCGCGATCGGCATCAACGGCGACGTCGCCGCGAAGGCCCAGGCCCTCGCGGCCGCCGGGGTCGACGTGCTCGTCCTCGACACCGCGCACGGCCACCAGGAGAGCATGCTCCGTGCGCTCCGCACCGTCGCAGCGCTCGGGCTCGACATCCCGCTCGTCGCCGGGAACGTCGTCACCGCCGACGCGGTCGCGCACCTCGTCGACGCCGGCGCGAGCATCATCAAGGTCGGTGTCGGCCCCGGCGCCATGTGCACCACGCGCATGATGACCGCCGTCGGCCGCCCGCAGTTCTCCGCCGTGCTCGAGACCGCCGCGGCGGCCCGCTCGCTCGGCGCGCACGTCTGGGCGGACGGCGGCGTCCGGTACCCGCGCGACGTCGCGCTCGCGCTGGCCGCGGGTGCGTCCGCGGTGATGATCGGCTCGTGGTTCGCGGGCACGCTCGAGGCCCCGGGGCTGCTCCGCCGCGACGCCGCGGGCAAGGCCTACAAGGAGAGCTGGGGCATGGCGTCGGCGAAGGCCGTGCGGGAGCGCTTCGAACGCCTCGACCCGTACGAGCGCGCACGGAAGGCGCTCTTCGCCGAGGGGATCTCGTCGTCGACGATCTACCTCGACCCGGAGCGCCCCTCGGTCGAGGACCTGCTCGACATGATCACGACCGGTGTGCGGAGCTCGGCGACCTACGCCGGTGCGGCCTCGCTCGCCGAGTTCTCGGAGCGCGCGCTCGTCGGCATCCAGTCGGCCGCCGGCTACGAGGAGGGCAAGCCGCTCCCCGTCAGCTGGTAG